Proteins encoded by one window of Streptomyces sp. ALI-76-A:
- the carB gene encoding carbamoyl-phosphate synthase large subunit has product MPKRTDIQSVLVIGSGPIVIGQAAEFDYSGTQACRVLKAEGLRVVLVNSNPATIMTDPEIADATYVEPITPEFVEKIIAKERPDALLPTLGGQTALNTAISLHENGVLDKYGVELIGANVEAIHKGEDRDQFKLVVDAVHRKIGYGESARSYICHSMDDVLKGVEQLGGYPVVVRPSFTMGGAGSGFAHDEEELRRIAGQGLTLSPTTEVLLEESILGWKEYELELMRDKNDNVVVVCSIENFDPMGVHTGDSITVAPAMTLTDREYQILRDIGIAVIREVGVDTGGCNIQFAVDPADGRVIVIEMNPRVSRSSALASKATGFPIAKIAAKLAVGYTLDEIPNDITEQTPASFEPTLDYVVVKAPRFAFEKFPSADSTLTTTMKSVGEAMAIGRNFTEAFQKALRSLEKKGSQFTFVGEPGDKATLLTEAVRPTDGRINTVMQAIRAGATQEEIFDYTKIDPWFVDQLFLIKEIADELAGAPELTRELLAEAKRHGFSDQQIGEIRGLREDVVREVRHALGLRPVYKTVDTCAAEFAAKTPYFYSSYDEESEVAPREKPAVIILGSGPNRIGQGIEFDYSCVHASFALSDAGYETVMVNCNPETVSTDYDTSDRLYFEPLTLEDVLEIVHAEAQAGPIAGVIVQLGGQTPLGLAQALKDNGVPVVGTPPEAIHAAEDRGAFGQVLAEAGLPAPKHGTATTFAGAKAIADEIGYPVLVRPSYVLGGRGMEIVYDETRLESYIAESTEISPSRPVLVDRFLDDAIEIDVDALYDGQELYLGGVMEHIEEAGIHSGDSACALPPITLGGFDIKRLRASTEAIAKGVGVRGLINIQFAMAGDILYVLEANPRASRTVPFTSKATAVPLAKAAARISLGATIAELRAEGLLPATGDGGELPLDAPISVKEAVMPWSRFRDVHGRGVDTILGPEMRSTGEVMGIDSVFGTAYAKSQAGAYGPLPTKGRAFISVANRDKRSMIFPARELVAHGFELLATSGTAEVLRRNGINATVVRKQSEGIGPNGEKTIVQLIHDGEVDLIVNTPYGTGGRLDGYDIRTAAVARSVPCLTTVQALAAAVQGIDALTHGDVGVRSLQEHAEHLTAARD; this is encoded by the coding sequence GTGCCTAAGCGCACCGATATCCAGTCCGTCCTGGTCATCGGCTCCGGCCCGATCGTCATCGGCCAGGCCGCCGAGTTCGACTACTCCGGCACCCAGGCGTGCCGCGTCCTGAAGGCCGAGGGTCTGCGGGTCGTCCTCGTCAACTCCAACCCGGCGACGATCATGACCGACCCGGAGATCGCCGACGCCACCTACGTCGAGCCGATCACCCCGGAGTTCGTCGAGAAGATCATCGCGAAGGAGCGGCCGGACGCGCTGCTGCCCACCCTGGGCGGCCAGACGGCCCTCAACACGGCGATCTCGCTGCACGAGAACGGCGTCCTGGACAAGTACGGCGTCGAGCTCATCGGCGCCAACGTCGAGGCGATCCACAAGGGCGAGGACCGCGACCAGTTCAAGCTGGTCGTCGACGCGGTGCACCGCAAGATCGGCTACGGCGAGAGTGCCCGCTCCTACATCTGCCACTCCATGGACGACGTGCTGAAGGGCGTCGAGCAGCTCGGCGGCTACCCCGTCGTCGTCCGCCCGTCCTTCACCATGGGCGGCGCCGGTTCCGGCTTCGCGCACGACGAGGAGGAGCTGCGCCGGATCGCCGGCCAGGGCCTGACCCTCTCGCCGACCACCGAGGTGCTCCTGGAGGAGTCCATCCTCGGCTGGAAGGAGTACGAGCTGGAGCTGATGCGCGACAAGAACGACAACGTCGTGGTCGTCTGCTCCATCGAGAACTTCGACCCCATGGGCGTGCACACCGGCGACTCGATCACCGTCGCCCCCGCGATGACGCTCACCGACCGTGAGTACCAGATCCTGCGGGACATCGGCATCGCCGTCATCCGCGAGGTCGGCGTCGACACCGGCGGCTGCAACATCCAGTTCGCGGTGGACCCCGCGGACGGCCGGGTGATCGTCATCGAGATGAACCCGCGCGTGTCGCGCTCCTCGGCGCTCGCCTCCAAGGCCACCGGCTTCCCGATCGCCAAGATCGCCGCGAAGCTCGCCGTGGGCTACACGCTCGACGAGATCCCGAACGACATCACCGAGCAGACCCCCGCCTCCTTCGAGCCGACGCTCGACTACGTGGTGGTCAAGGCTCCGCGCTTCGCCTTCGAGAAGTTCCCGTCCGCCGACTCCACGCTGACCACGACCATGAAGTCGGTCGGCGAGGCCATGGCGATCGGCCGCAACTTCACCGAGGCCTTCCAGAAGGCGCTGCGCTCGCTGGAGAAGAAGGGCAGCCAGTTCACGTTCGTGGGCGAGCCCGGCGACAAGGCCACCCTCCTGACGGAGGCGGTCCGGCCCACCGACGGCCGGATCAACACCGTCATGCAGGCGATCCGCGCCGGAGCGACCCAGGAGGAGATCTTCGACTACACGAAGATCGACCCGTGGTTCGTGGACCAGCTCTTCCTGATCAAGGAGATCGCGGACGAGCTGGCCGGGGCGCCGGAGCTGACCCGCGAGCTGCTCGCCGAGGCCAAGCGGCACGGCTTCTCCGACCAGCAGATCGGCGAGATCCGGGGCCTGCGCGAGGACGTCGTGCGCGAGGTGCGGCACGCGCTGGGCCTGCGCCCGGTGTACAAGACGGTCGACACCTGCGCCGCCGAGTTCGCCGCGAAGACGCCGTACTTCTACTCCTCCTACGACGAGGAGAGCGAGGTCGCCCCGCGCGAGAAGCCGGCCGTCATCATCCTGGGCTCCGGACCCAACCGCATCGGCCAGGGCATCGAGTTCGACTACTCCTGCGTGCACGCCTCCTTCGCGCTGTCCGACGCCGGGTACGAGACCGTGATGGTCAACTGCAACCCGGAGACCGTCTCCACCGACTACGACACCTCCGACCGGCTGTACTTCGAGCCGCTGACGCTGGAGGACGTGCTGGAGATCGTCCACGCGGAGGCGCAGGCGGGTCCGATCGCGGGCGTGATCGTGCAGCTCGGCGGCCAGACCCCGCTGGGCCTGGCGCAGGCGCTGAAGGACAACGGCGTACCGGTCGTGGGCACGCCCCCCGAGGCCATCCACGCCGCCGAGGACCGCGGCGCCTTCGGGCAGGTCCTCGCGGAGGCCGGCCTCCCGGCGCCCAAGCACGGCACCGCCACCACCTTCGCCGGCGCCAAGGCCATCGCCGACGAGATCGGCTACCCCGTCCTCGTCCGGCCCTCGTACGTCCTCGGCGGACGCGGCATGGAGATCGTGTACGACGAGACCCGCCTGGAGTCGTACATCGCCGAGTCGACAGAGATCAGCCCCTCGCGGCCGGTCCTGGTCGACCGCTTCCTCGACGACGCGATCGAGATCGACGTCGACGCCCTCTACGACGGCCAGGAGCTCTACCTCGGCGGCGTCATGGAGCACATTGAGGAGGCCGGCATCCACTCCGGCGACTCGGCGTGCGCGCTGCCTCCGATCACGCTGGGCGGCTTCGACATCAAGCGCCTGCGGGCCTCGACGGAGGCCATCGCGAAGGGGGTCGGCGTCCGCGGCCTGATCAACATCCAGTTCGCGATGGCGGGCGACATCCTCTACGTCCTGGAAGCCAACCCGCGGGCCTCCCGCACGGTCCCCTTCACCTCGAAGGCGACCGCGGTGCCGCTGGCGAAGGCCGCCGCCCGGATCTCCCTGGGCGCGACCATCGCCGAACTGCGCGCCGAGGGCCTGCTCCCGGCGACCGGCGACGGCGGTGAGCTGCCGCTGGACGCGCCGATCTCCGTCAAGGAGGCCGTCATGCCGTGGTCGCGCTTCCGCGACGTCCACGGGCGGGGCGTCGACACGATCCTCGGCCCGGAGATGCGCTCCACCGGCGAGGTCATGGGCATCGACTCCGTCTTCGGCACGGCGTACGCCAAGTCGCAGGCGGGTGCCTACGGCCCGCTGCCCACCAAGGGCCGGGCGTTCATCTCGGTCGCGAACCGCGACAAGCGCTCGATGATCTTCCCGGCGCGCGAACTCGTCGCCCACGGCTTCGAGCTGCTCGCCACCTCCGGCACGGCCGAGGTCCTCCGGCGCAACGGCATCAACGCCACGGTCGTGCGCAAGCAGTCCGAGGGCATCGGCCCGAACGGCGAGAAGACCATCGTCCAGCTCATCCACGACGGCGAGGTCGACCTCATCGTCAACACCCCGTACGGCACCGGCGGCCGCCTCGACGGCTACGACATCCGTACGGCGGCCGTGGCCCGGTCCGTGCCGTGCCTCACGACGGTCCAGGCGCTCGCCGCGGCCGTCCAGGGCATCGACGCCCTCACCCACGGCGACGTGGGTGTGCGCTCACTCCAGGAACACGCGGAACACCTGACCGCGGCCCGCGACTAG
- the carA gene encoding glutamine-hydrolyzing carbamoyl-phosphate synthase small subunit, giving the protein MTTSTKGLASDRKAPPAVLVLEDGRIFRGRAYGAVGATFGEAVFSTGMTGYQETLTDPSYHRQVVVMTAPHVGNTGINDEDPESRRIWVAGYVVRDPARVPSSWRSRRTLDDELREQGVVGISGIDTRALTRHLRERGAMRVGIFSGEALRDEDALLAEVRQVPEMKGADLSAEVATKEAYVVPAIGEKKFTVAAVDLGIKGMTPHRMAQRGIEVHVLPATASAEEVYAVQPDGVFFSNGPGDPAAADHPVALMREVLERGTPLFGICFGNQILGRALGFGTYKLKYGHRGINQPVQDRSTGKVEVTAHNHGFAVDAPLDQVSDTPYGRAEVSHVCLNDNVVEGLQLLDRPAFSVQYHPEAAAGPHDAAYLFDRFVSLMEGQRA; this is encoded by the coding sequence ATGACGACCTCCACCAAGGGACTCGCCTCCGACCGGAAGGCGCCTCCCGCCGTACTCGTCCTCGAGGACGGCCGGATCTTCCGCGGCCGCGCCTACGGGGCCGTGGGGGCGACCTTCGGCGAGGCCGTGTTCTCCACCGGCATGACCGGCTACCAGGAGACCCTCACCGACCCGTCGTACCACCGCCAGGTCGTCGTGATGACCGCCCCGCACGTCGGCAACACCGGGATCAACGACGAGGACCCCGAGTCCAGGCGCATCTGGGTCGCCGGATACGTCGTGCGCGACCCCGCGCGCGTGCCGTCCAGCTGGCGCTCCCGCCGCACCCTCGACGACGAGTTGCGCGAGCAGGGGGTCGTGGGCATCTCCGGCATCGACACCCGCGCCCTGACCCGCCATCTGCGCGAGCGCGGCGCCATGCGCGTCGGCATCTTCTCCGGTGAGGCCCTGCGCGACGAGGACGCCCTGCTCGCCGAGGTCCGCCAGGTCCCCGAGATGAAGGGCGCCGACCTCTCGGCGGAGGTCGCCACCAAGGAGGCGTACGTCGTCCCGGCGATCGGCGAGAAGAAGTTCACCGTCGCCGCCGTCGACCTCGGCATCAAGGGCATGACCCCGCACCGGATGGCCCAGCGCGGCATCGAGGTGCACGTGCTGCCCGCCACCGCGAGCGCCGAGGAGGTGTACGCCGTCCAGCCCGACGGCGTGTTCTTCTCCAACGGGCCCGGTGACCCGGCCGCCGCCGACCACCCGGTCGCCCTCATGCGGGAGGTGCTGGAGCGCGGCACGCCGCTGTTCGGCATCTGCTTCGGCAACCAGATCCTCGGACGGGCGCTGGGCTTCGGCACGTACAAGCTGAAGTACGGCCACCGCGGCATCAACCAGCCGGTGCAGGATCGTTCGACCGGCAAGGTCGAGGTCACCGCGCACAACCACGGCTTCGCCGTGGACGCCCCGCTGGACCAGGTCTCCGACACCCCCTACGGCCGTGCGGAGGTCTCCCACGTCTGCCTGAACGACAATGTGGTGGAGGGGCTCCAGCTCCTCGACCGCCCCGCCTTCAGCGTCCAGTACCACCCCGAAGCGGCAGCCGGCCCGCACGACGCCGCCTACCTGTTCGACCGCTTCGTATCCCTGATGGAGGGCCAGCGTGCCTAA
- a CDS encoding dihydroorotase, with amino-acid sequence MSKILIRGAKVLGGEPQDVLIDGEIIAEVGSGLSDEGAVVVEAGGKVLLPGLVDLHTHLREPGREDSETVLTGTRAAASGGYTAVFAMANTFPVADTAGVVEQVYRLGQEHGYCDVQPIGAVTVGLEGKKLAELGAMHESAAGVTVFSDDGKCVDDAVIMRRALEYVKAFGGVVAQHAQEPRLTEGAQMNEGVVSAELGLGGWPAVAEESVIARDVLLAEHVGSRVHICHLSTAGSVEIVRWAKSRGIDVTAEVTPHHLLLTDELVRTYNPVFKVNPPLRTERDVHALREALADGTIDIVATDHAPHPHEDKDCEWAAAAMGMVGLETALSVVQETMVATGLLDWAQVAERMSFTPARIGRAQGHGRPVSAGEPANLTLVDTAYRGSVDPAGFASRSRNTPYEGRELPGRVTHTWLRGKATLVDGKLT; translated from the coding sequence ATGAGCAAGATCCTGATCCGTGGTGCGAAGGTGCTCGGCGGCGAGCCGCAGGACGTGCTGATCGACGGCGAGATCATCGCCGAGGTGGGCAGCGGCCTGTCCGACGAGGGTGCCGTGGTCGTCGAGGCCGGCGGCAAGGTGCTGCTGCCGGGCCTGGTCGACCTGCACACCCACCTGCGCGAGCCCGGCCGCGAGGACTCCGAGACCGTGCTGACCGGCACGCGGGCGGCCGCCTCCGGCGGCTACACCGCCGTGTTCGCGATGGCCAACACCTTCCCGGTCGCCGACACCGCCGGCGTGGTCGAGCAGGTCTACCGGCTCGGCCAGGAGCACGGCTACTGCGACGTGCAGCCCATCGGCGCCGTCACCGTCGGCCTGGAGGGCAAGAAGCTCGCCGAGCTGGGCGCCATGCACGAGTCCGCCGCCGGGGTCACCGTCTTCTCCGACGACGGCAAGTGCGTCGACGACGCCGTGATCATGCGGCGCGCCCTGGAGTACGTGAAGGCCTTCGGCGGGGTCGTCGCCCAGCACGCGCAGGAGCCGCGGCTGACGGAGGGCGCCCAGATGAACGAGGGCGTCGTCTCCGCGGAGCTGGGCCTCGGGGGCTGGCCCGCGGTGGCCGAGGAGTCGGTCATCGCCCGGGACGTCCTGCTCGCCGAGCACGTCGGCTCCCGCGTCCACATCTGCCACCTGTCGACCGCCGGATCCGTCGAGATCGTCCGCTGGGCCAAGTCCCGCGGCATCGACGTCACCGCCGAGGTCACCCCGCACCACCTGCTCCTCACCGACGAACTCGTGCGCACCTACAACCCGGTGTTCAAGGTCAACCCGCCGCTGCGCACCGAGCGGGACGTGCACGCCCTGCGCGAGGCGCTCGCCGACGGCACGATCGACATCGTGGCCACCGACCACGCCCCGCACCCGCACGAGGACAAGGACTGCGAGTGGGCCGCGGCCGCCATGGGCATGGTCGGTCTGGAGACCGCGCTGTCGGTGGTCCAGGAGACGATGGTGGCCACGGGTCTGCTGGACTGGGCCCAGGTCGCCGAGCGGATGTCCTTCACGCCCGCGCGGATCGGACGGGCGCAGGGCCACGGCCGTCCCGTCTCGGCAGGTGAGCCCGCCAACCTCACGCTCGTCGACACGGCATACCGTGGGTCCGTGGACCCCGCGGGCTTCGCCTCGCGCAGCCGGAACACCCCGTACGAGGGGCGTGAGCTGCCGGGCCGTGTGACGCACACCTGGCTCCGGGGCAAGGCCACGCTCGTCGACGGGAAGCTCACGTGA
- a CDS encoding aspartate carbamoyltransferase catalytic subunit — MQRHLISAADLTRDDAVLILDTAEEMARVADRPIKKLPTLRGRTIVNLFFEDSTRTRISFEAAEKRLSADVINFSAKGSSVSKGESLKDTAQTLEAMGVDAVVIRHGASGAPYRLANSGWIDAAVINAGDGTHQHPTQALLDAFTMRRRLVGRDAGLGQDLAGKRITLVGDVLHSRVARSNVDLLHTLGAEVTLVAPPTLVPVGVEAWPCEVSYDLDSTLSKSDAVMMLRVQRERMNAAFFPTEREYARRYGLDGQRMARMPEHAIVMHPGPMVRGMEITAEVADSERCTVVEQVTNGVSIRMAVLYLLLGGAVVDAKNVPAGSHTRTEEK, encoded by the coding sequence ATGCAGCGTCATCTCATCTCGGCCGCCGATCTCACCCGCGACGACGCCGTCCTGATCCTCGACACCGCCGAGGAGATGGCCCGGGTCGCCGACCGGCCGATCAAGAAACTGCCCACCCTGCGCGGCCGCACGATCGTCAACCTCTTCTTCGAGGACTCCACCCGGACCCGGATCTCCTTCGAGGCCGCCGAGAAGCGCCTGTCCGCGGACGTCATCAACTTCTCCGCCAAGGGCTCCAGCGTGTCCAAGGGCGAGTCCCTGAAGGACACCGCCCAGACCCTGGAGGCCATGGGCGTCGACGCCGTCGTGATCCGGCACGGCGCCTCCGGAGCGCCGTACCGCCTCGCCAACTCCGGCTGGATCGACGCCGCCGTCATCAACGCCGGTGACGGCACCCACCAGCACCCCACCCAGGCGCTGCTCGACGCGTTCACCATGCGCCGCCGGCTCGTCGGCCGGGACGCCGGGCTCGGCCAGGACCTCGCCGGCAAGCGCATCACGCTCGTCGGCGACGTCCTGCACAGCCGGGTCGCCCGCTCCAACGTCGACCTGCTGCACACGCTCGGCGCCGAGGTCACCCTGGTCGCCCCGCCCACCCTGGTGCCGGTCGGCGTCGAGGCCTGGCCCTGCGAGGTGTCGTACGACCTCGACAGCACGCTCTCCAAGTCGGACGCGGTGATGATGCTGCGGGTCCAGCGGGAGCGCATGAACGCGGCATTCTTCCCGACCGAGCGCGAGTACGCGCGGCGGTACGGCCTCGACGGGCAGCGCATGGCGCGGATGCCCGAGCACGCCATCGTGATGCACCCCGGGCCGATGGTCCGCGGCATGGAGATCACCGCCGAGGTCGCCGACTCCGAGCGCTGCACCGTCGTCGAGCAGGTCACCAACGGGGTCTCCATCCGGATGGCGGTCCTGTACCTGCTGCTGGGCGGCGCCGTGGTCGACGCCAAGAACGTGCCCGCCGGCTCTCACACCCGTACCGAGGAGAAGTAG
- the pyrR gene encoding bifunctional pyr operon transcriptional regulator/uracil phosphoribosyltransferase PyrR: MDAQQDPQHSDARPVLEGPDIARVLTRIAHEIVERAKGADDVVLLGIPTRGVFLAQRLAAKLEQITERKIPVGSLDITMYRDDLRMHPPRALARTDIPGDGLDGKLVVLVDDVLFSGRTIRAALDALNDLGRPRAVQLAVLVDRGHRELPIRADYVGKNLPTSLRETVKVQLAEEDGRDTVLLGLKPAAPGERQQ, encoded by the coding sequence ATGGACGCCCAGCAGGATCCACAGCACTCCGACGCGCGGCCCGTTCTCGAAGGCCCCGACATCGCACGGGTGTTGACCCGTATCGCGCACGAGATCGTCGAACGCGCCAAAGGCGCCGACGACGTGGTGCTCCTCGGCATCCCGACCCGGGGCGTCTTCCTCGCCCAGCGTCTCGCCGCCAAGCTCGAGCAGATCACCGAGCGCAAGATCCCCGTCGGTTCGCTCGACATCACCATGTACCGCGACGACCTGCGCATGCACCCGCCGCGTGCGCTGGCCCGCACCGACATCCCCGGCGACGGCCTCGACGGCAAGCTGGTCGTCCTCGTCGACGACGTGCTCTTCTCCGGCCGCACCATCCGCGCCGCCCTCGACGCCCTGAACGACCTCGGGCGTCCCCGAGCCGTGCAGCTCGCGGTGCTGGTCGACAGAGGCCACCGCGAACTGCCCATCCGCGCCGACTACGTCGGCAAGAACCTCCCCACGTCGTTGCGGGAGACGGTCAAGGTCCAGCTCGCCGAGGAGGACGGTCGCGACACCGTGCTGCTCGGTCTGAAGCCGGCCGCCCCGGGCGAGCGGCAGCAGTAG
- the bldD gene encoding transcriptional regulator BldD — MSSEYAKQLGAKLRAIRTQQGLSLHGVEEKSQGRWKAVVVGSYERGDRAVTVQRLAELADFYGVPVQELLPGTTPGGAAEPPPKLVLDLERLAHVPAEKAGPLQRYAATIQSQRGDYNGKVLSIRQDDLRTLAVIYDQSPSVLTEQLISWGVLDADARRAVASHEES, encoded by the coding sequence ATGTCCAGCGAATACGCCAAACAGCTCGGGGCCAAGCTCCGGGCCATCCGCACCCAGCAGGGCCTTTCCCTCCACGGTGTCGAGGAGAAGTCGCAGGGGCGCTGGAAGGCCGTCGTGGTCGGTTCGTACGAGCGCGGCGACCGCGCCGTGACCGTGCAGCGCCTCGCCGAGCTGGCGGATTTCTACGGCGTTCCGGTCCAGGAGCTGCTGCCGGGCACCACCCCGGGCGGCGCCGCCGAGCCGCCGCCGAAGCTGGTCCTGGACCTGGAGCGGCTGGCACACGTGCCGGCCGAGAAGGCGGGCCCGCTACAGCGGTACGCGGCCACGATCCAGTCCCAGCGCGGTGACTACAACGGCAAGGTGCTCTCGATCCGTCAGGACGACCTGCGCACACTCGCCGTCATCTACGACCAGTCGCCCTCCGTTCTCACCGAGCAGCTGATCAGCTGGGGCGTGCTGGACGCGGACGCGCGCCGTGCGGTGGCGTCCCACGAGGAGAGCTGA
- the nusB gene encoding transcription antitermination factor NusB yields MAARNTARKRAFQILFESDQRDADVLTVLADWIRLSRDDTRQPPVSEYTMQLVEGYAQHAKRIDELISQYSVGWTLDRMPVVDRSILRLGAYELIWADETPDAVVLDEMVQLAKEFSTDESPSFVNGLLGRFKELKPSLRRDEA; encoded by the coding sequence GTGGCTGCCCGCAACACGGCCCGCAAGCGTGCCTTCCAGATCCTCTTCGAGAGCGACCAGCGCGACGCGGACGTCCTGACGGTCCTCGCGGACTGGATCCGGCTCTCCCGGGACGACACCCGGCAGCCGCCGGTGAGCGAGTACACGATGCAGCTGGTCGAGGGCTACGCGCAGCACGCGAAGCGCATCGACGAGCTGATCTCGCAGTACTCGGTCGGCTGGACGCTCGACCGCATGCCGGTCGTCGACCGCAGCATCCTGCGGCTCGGCGCCTACGAGCTGATCTGGGCGGACGAGACGCCGGACGCCGTCGTGCTGGACGAGATGGTGCAGCTGGCGAAGGAGTTCTCCACGGACGAGTCGCCCTCGTTCGTCAACGGTCTGCTCGGCCGCTTCAAGGAGCTGAAGCCCTCGCTGCGCCGTGACGAGGCGTGA
- the efp gene encoding elongation factor P — protein sequence MASTNDLKNGLVLKLDGGQLWSVVEFQHVKPGKGPAFVRTKLKNVLSGKVVDKTFNAGVKVETATIDKRDMQFSYMDGEYFVFMDMETYDQLMVDRKAVGDAANFLIEGFTATVAQHEGEVLFVELPAAVELVVQETEPGVQGDRSTGGTKPATLETGHQIQVPLFITTGEKIKVDTRTSDYLGRVNS from the coding sequence GTGGCTTCCACGAACGACCTCAAGAACGGCCTCGTGCTCAAGCTCGACGGAGGCCAGCTCTGGTCCGTCGTCGAGTTCCAGCACGTCAAGCCCGGCAAGGGCCCGGCCTTCGTGCGCACCAAGCTGAAGAACGTGCTTTCCGGCAAGGTCGTCGACAAGACGTTCAACGCCGGCGTCAAGGTCGAGACGGCCACGATCGACAAGCGCGACATGCAGTTCTCCTACATGGACGGCGAGTACTTCGTCTTCATGGACATGGAGACCTACGACCAGCTGATGGTCGACCGCAAGGCCGTCGGCGACGCCGCCAACTTCCTGATCGAGGGCTTCACGGCCACCGTGGCGCAGCACGAGGGCGAGGTGCTCTTCGTCGAGCTGCCGGCCGCCGTCGAGCTGGTCGTCCAGGAGACCGAGCCGGGCGTGCAGGGTGACCGCTCCACCGGCGGCACCAAGCCCGCCACGCTGGAGACCGGCCACCAGATCCAGGTGCCGCTCTTCATCACCACCGGTGAGAAGATCAAGGTCGACACCCGCACGAGCGACTACCTCGGCCGGGTGAACAGCTAA
- a CDS encoding aminopeptidase P family protein, which produces MSEVHAARRARLRERCQASGSASALVSRPANVRYLAGTAPHGAVLLLGRTEDMLLCPGPPDDRLAHGRPDETLRVQRLSGPGADPAVAAAGLAAARAGEALAVEEHHLTVARHRAIRSVAPRLRLADLGGAVEQLRVIKDEEEISCLRIGAEIADQALGELLESILVGRTERHLALELERRLVDHGADGPAFATSVATGPNSGRRGHRPTDRRVEEGDFLSVCLGATYRGYRCEIGRTFVIGTSPTDWQIELYDLVFAAQRAGREALAPGVAHREVDRAARQVLDSAGYAESLPALTGHGVGLEIAEDPQLGPAAMGKLDACVPVTVEPGVHLPGRGGVRIDDTLVVRPEADGGPELLTITTKELLAL; this is translated from the coding sequence ATGTCAGAGGTCCACGCTGCCCGCCGAGCCCGCCTACGGGAACGCTGCCAAGCCAGCGGCAGCGCCTCCGCGCTGGTCTCCCGCCCTGCCAACGTCCGCTACCTCGCAGGCACCGCCCCACACGGCGCCGTCCTGCTGCTCGGCAGGACCGAGGACATGCTGTTGTGTCCCGGCCCGCCGGACGACCGTCTCGCGCACGGCCGGCCCGACGAGACGCTGCGGGTGCAGCGGCTGTCCGGACCCGGCGCCGATCCCGCCGTCGCGGCGGCCGGCCTCGCGGCGGCGCGGGCCGGCGAAGCCCTCGCCGTCGAGGAGCACCACCTCACCGTCGCCCGGCACCGGGCCATCCGCTCGGTCGCGCCGCGGCTGCGCCTGGCCGACCTGGGCGGAGCGGTCGAACAGCTGAGGGTGATCAAGGACGAGGAGGAGATCTCCTGCCTGCGGATCGGCGCCGAGATCGCCGACCAGGCACTGGGCGAGCTGCTCGAATCCATCCTCGTCGGCCGCACCGAACGCCACCTCGCCCTCGAACTGGAGCGCCGCCTCGTCGACCACGGAGCCGACGGCCCCGCCTTCGCGACCTCCGTCGCCACCGGCCCGAACTCCGGCAGACGCGGCCACCGCCCCACCGACCGACGGGTCGAGGAGGGCGACTTCCTCTCCGTCTGCCTCGGCGCGACCTACCGCGGCTACCGCTGCGAGATCGGCCGCACCTTCGTCATCGGTACGTCCCCCACCGACTGGCAGATCGAGCTGTACGACCTCGTCTTCGCCGCTCAGCGCGCCGGCCGGGAGGCCCTGGCCCCCGGTGTCGCCCACCGCGAGGTGGACCGTGCGGCACGTCAGGTGCTGGACTCCGCGGGGTACGCGGAAAGCCTTCCGGCCCTGACGGGACACGGTGTCGGGCTCGAAATCGCCGAGGACCCGCAGTTGGGCCCCGCGGCCATGGGTAAACTGGACGCTTGCGTGCCGGTCACCGTCGAACCCGGGGTCCACCTCCCGGGCCGGGGCGGCGTCCGGATCGATGACACGCTCGTCGTCCGCCCCGAGGCGGACGGCGGACCCGAGCTACTCACCATCACGACCAAGGAGCTGCTCGCCCTTTAG